The Candidatus Marinimicrobia bacterium CG08_land_8_20_14_0_20_45_22 genome includes the window ATAGGTTTTCTCCTTTATTCAAATAAAGTTGCTTGTTGTTCGGTTTTGCTAACGCCGAAATATTTGTGCGTTTCTGGAGTCGCTTGCCTTCCACGAGATGTGCGGTGTAAAAGCCCTTTTTGGATCAGGAACGGCTCATAGACATCCTCGATTGTTTCAGCCTCTTCGCCGACTGCAACCGCCAGGCTGTTGAGTCCGACAGGCCCGCCGGAAAATTTATATAGGATTGTTGACAGAATCATTCGGTCCATGTTGTCTAATCCGTATGAGTCAATTTCCAGCATTTTTAGTGATTCCGAAGCCACATTTCGGGTAATCTTTCCATTAGCTTTAATCTGTGCATAATCGCGGGTACGGCGCAAAATACGATTGGCGATTCTGGGCGTTCCACGTGAACGGTGCGCGATCTCTTCCGCTCCTTCGGAATCGATCTCAATATTGAGGATATCCGCCGTCCGCCTGACGATCTGGTACAGATCTCCGGGTTCGTAATAGTCCATCCGCAAGACAACGCCGAATCGATCGCGAAGCGGCGAGGTCAGATGCCCCAGCCGCGTTGTTGCGCCGATCATCGTAAAACCGTCCAAATTCAGCTGAATACTCCGCGCGTTCGGTCCTTTATCGATGACGATGTCGATGGTGAAATCTTCCATCGCAGAATAGAGATATTCTTCGACGACGCTGTTGAGCCGATGAATTTCATCGATAAAAAATACGTCCCGGAACGAAAGATTGGTTAGCATTCCGGCTAGGTCGCCCGCTTTTTCGATTACGGGACCGGAAGAGGTCTTGATATTAACATCGAGTTCTTTGGCGACGATGTGGGCGAGTGTGGTTTTGCCTA containing:
- a CDS encoding Holliday junction branch migration DNA helicase RuvB translates to MRSEVTDPKKLTDELEAEKKIRPSAFSDFIGQTSVVENLKLYITAAKKRGEPLDHVLLFGPPGLGKTTLAHIVAKELDVNIKTSSGPVIEKAGDLAGMLTNLSFRDVFFIDEIHRLNSVVEEYLYSAMEDFTIDIVIDKGPNARSIQLNLDGFTMIGATTRLGHLTSPLRDRFGVVLRMDYYEPGDLYQIVRRTADILNIEIDSEGAEEIAHRSRGTPRIANRILRRTRDYAQIKANGKITRNVASESLKMLEIDSYGLDNMDRMILSTILYKFSGGPVGLNSLAVAVGEEAETIEDVYEPFLIQKGLLHRTSRGRQATPETHKYFGVSKTEQQATLFE